A stretch of Acidovorax sp. RAC01 DNA encodes these proteins:
- a CDS encoding sulfatase-like hydrolase/transferase, producing the protein MSAQPNIIFILADDLGFADLGCYGGRAPVSPHLDQMASEGLRFTQGYSNSPVCSPTRFALMTGRYQYHFRGAADEPLHGPNATRSTHGLPPSHQTLPSLLREAGYRTGLIGKWHLGHEPHFGPLKSGYDEHFGLMSGGIDYFTHTAPNGKKDLWHNGTPVDDDTYLTDLLSDRSVDFIQRSVGQGQPFFLSLHYTAPHWPWETREDHELAKTLVGKTFHLDGGSVETYHRMIHHMDEGIGKIMAELKRLGQDENTLVVFTSDNGGERFSDSWPLVGGKMDLTEGGIRVPYIVRWPAVIAAGGVSEQLIITMDWVPTLLEAAQARPQLVHPLDGVSILPHLRDASLVQERQLCWRMSHRQQRALRSGRWKYLRVDDNEYLFDLEADARERANQMHRDPDRLADLRSRFEQWEAGLPPIPEDASVTLVYTRKDMP; encoded by the coding sequence GTGAGCGCACAGCCCAACATCATCTTTATCCTGGCCGACGACCTCGGGTTTGCCGACCTCGGCTGCTACGGCGGGCGGGCGCCGGTGTCACCCCATCTGGACCAGATGGCCAGCGAGGGCCTGCGGTTCACCCAGGGCTATTCCAATTCGCCGGTGTGTTCGCCCACGCGGTTCGCGCTGATGACCGGCCGCTACCAGTACCACTTCAGGGGCGCGGCAGACGAGCCCCTGCATGGCCCCAACGCCACGCGCAGCACGCACGGCCTGCCGCCGTCACACCAGACGCTGCCCTCGCTGCTGCGCGAAGCGGGCTACCGCACCGGCCTCATCGGCAAGTGGCACCTGGGGCATGAGCCGCATTTCGGGCCGCTCAAGAGCGGGTACGACGAGCACTTCGGGCTCATGTCGGGCGGGATCGATTACTTCACCCACACCGCCCCGAATGGCAAGAAGGACCTGTGGCACAACGGCACGCCGGTGGACGACGACACCTACCTGACGGACCTTTTGTCGGACCGCAGCGTGGACTTCATCCAGCGCAGCGTGGGCCAGGGGCAGCCGTTTTTCCTGTCGCTGCACTACACGGCCCCGCACTGGCCCTGGGAGACGCGCGAAGACCACGAACTGGCCAAGACCCTGGTGGGCAAGACGTTCCACCTGGACGGCGGGTCTGTGGAAACCTACCACCGCATGATCCACCACATGGACGAAGGCATCGGCAAGATCATGGCCGAGCTCAAGCGCCTGGGCCAGGACGAGAACACGCTGGTGGTCTTTACCAGCGACAACGGGGGCGAGCGTTTCAGCGACAGCTGGCCGCTGGTGGGCGGCAAGATGGACCTGACCGAAGGCGGAATCCGCGTGCCCTACATCGTGCGCTGGCCCGCCGTGATTGCGGCTGGTGGCGTGAGCGAGCAGCTGATCATCACGATGGACTGGGTGCCCACCTTGCTGGAAGCCGCCCAGGCCCGGCCGCAACTGGTGCACCCGCTCGACGGCGTGTCCATCCTGCCCCATCTGCGTGATGCATCGCTGGTGCAGGAGCGGCAGCTGTGCTGGCGCATGAGCCACCGCCAGCAGCGCGCGCTGCGCTCTGGCCGCTGGAAATACCTGCGCGTGGACGATAACGAGTACCTGTTTGACCTGGAGGCCGACGCGCGCGAGCGTGCCAACCAGATGCACCGCGACCCGGACAGGCTGGCAGACCTGCGCAGCCGATTCGAGCAGTGGGAGGCGGGGCTGCCGCCCATTCCGGAAGACGCCTCGGTCACCCTGGTCTACACCAGGAAAGACATGCCCTGA
- a CDS encoding IscS subfamily cysteine desulfurase encodes MDMTPHFPIYLDYGATTPVDPRVVDAMIPWLREHFGNPASRSHAWGWEAEEAVEKARVQVADLIGADPREIVWTSGATESINLALKGAAHFYKGKGRHLITLKTEHKAVLDTMRELERQGFEATYLDVQEDGLVNMDALKAAIRPDTVIISILFVNNEIGVIQDIPAIGALCREKGILLHVDAAQATGRVEIDMNVLPIDLMSMTAHKTYGPKGVGALYVRRKPRVRLEAQMHGGGHERGMRSGTLPTHQIVGMGEAFRIAKEEMASSNAKARALQQRLLDGLKDIEQVFINGSLERRVPQNLNMSFNFVEGESLIMGIKGLAVSSGSACTSASLEPSYVLRALGRSDELAHSSLRMTIGRFTTEEEIDYAISTIRENVARLRELSPLWEMYQDGIDISSIQWAAH; translated from the coding sequence ATGGACATGACACCGCACTTCCCGATTTACCTCGACTACGGCGCGACCACCCCGGTGGACCCGCGTGTTGTGGACGCCATGATCCCGTGGCTCCGCGAGCACTTTGGCAACCCCGCTTCCCGCAGCCATGCGTGGGGCTGGGAGGCCGAAGAGGCGGTTGAAAAAGCGCGTGTGCAGGTAGCGGACCTCATTGGTGCCGACCCGCGCGAGATCGTATGGACCAGCGGCGCGACCGAGTCCATCAACCTCGCCCTGAAGGGCGCTGCGCACTTCTACAAGGGCAAGGGCAGGCACCTGATCACGCTCAAGACCGAGCACAAGGCCGTGCTGGACACCATGCGCGAGCTGGAGCGCCAGGGCTTTGAAGCCACGTACCTGGACGTGCAGGAAGACGGCTTGGTGAACATGGATGCGCTGAAGGCCGCCATTCGCCCTGATACGGTGATCATCAGCATCCTGTTCGTGAACAACGAAATTGGCGTGATCCAGGACATCCCCGCCATTGGCGCGCTGTGCCGCGAAAAGGGCATCCTGCTGCACGTCGATGCTGCCCAGGCCACCGGCCGCGTCGAGATCGACATGAATGTGCTGCCCATCGACCTGATGAGCATGACCGCGCACAAGACCTATGGCCCCAAGGGCGTGGGTGCACTGTACGTGCGCCGCAAGCCGCGCGTGCGCCTGGAAGCCCAGATGCACGGCGGTGGCCACGAGCGCGGGATGCGCTCGGGCACGCTGCCCACGCACCAGATCGTGGGCATGGGCGAAGCCTTCCGCATTGCCAAGGAAGAAATGGCCAGCAGCAATGCCAAGGCCCGCGCGTTGCAGCAGCGCCTGCTGGATGGCTTGAAGGACATCGAGCAGGTGTTCATCAACGGCAGCCTGGAGCGGCGCGTGCCCCAGAACCTGAACATGAGCTTCAACTTCGTCGAAGGCGAATCGCTCATCATGGGCATCAAGGGTCTGGCCGTGTCGTCGGGCTCGGCCTGCACGTCGGCCAGCCTGGAACCCAGCTACGTGCTGCGTGCCCTGGGCCGCAGCGACGAGCTGGCCCACAGCAGCCTGCGCATGACCATCGGCCGTTTCACCACCGAGGAAGAGATTGACTACGCGATCTCCACCATCCGTGAGAACGTGGCCCGCCTGCGCGAACTCAGCCCCCTGTGGGAGATGTACCAGGACGGCATCGACATCAGCAGCATCCAGTGGGCTGCGCACTGA
- a CDS encoding amino acid aminotransferase — translation MSLFTAVEMAPRDPILGLNEQFNADTNPNKVNLGVGVYFDDNGKLPLLQCVQAAEKTMMEKPTARGYLPIDGIAAYDAAVKGLVFGAESDVVKSGRVATVQAIGGTGGLKIGADFLKKISPNATVLISDPSWENHRALFTNAGFPVDTYPYFDQSANGGLGGINFEGMLAKLKAAAAGTIVLLHACCHNPTGYDITPAQWEQVIAVVKERDLTAFLDMAYQGFGYGIAEDGAVIAKFVAAGLNIFVSTSFSKSFSLYGERVGALSVVGSSKEETDRVLSQLKIAIRTNYSNPPTHGGAIVAAVLGNPELRALWEKELGEMRVRIKAMRQKLVDGLKAAGVTKDMSFITTQIGMFSYSGLSKDQMVRLRSEFGVYGTDTGRMCVAALNSKNIDYVCQAIAKVV, via the coding sequence ATGTCTCTGTTCACCGCCGTCGAAATGGCCCCCCGCGACCCCATCCTGGGCCTCAACGAGCAATTCAACGCCGACACCAACCCCAACAAGGTCAACCTCGGCGTCGGCGTTTATTTCGACGACAACGGCAAGCTGCCCCTGCTGCAGTGCGTGCAGGCCGCTGAAAAGACCATGATGGAAAAGCCCACCGCACGCGGCTACCTGCCCATCGACGGCATCGCCGCCTATGACGCGGCCGTGAAGGGCCTGGTGTTCGGTGCAGAGTCTGACGTGGTCAAAAGCGGCCGCGTGGCCACGGTGCAGGCCATTGGCGGCACCGGCGGCCTCAAGATTGGCGCCGACTTCCTGAAAAAGATCAGCCCCAACGCCACCGTGCTGATCTCCGACCCCAGCTGGGAAAACCACCGCGCGCTGTTCACCAACGCCGGTTTCCCCGTCGACACGTACCCCTACTTCGACCAAAGCGCCAACGGCGGCCTGGGCGGCATCAACTTCGAAGGCATGCTGGCCAAGCTCAAGGCTGCGGCTGCCGGCACCATCGTGCTACTGCACGCCTGCTGCCACAACCCCACCGGCTACGACATCACCCCCGCCCAGTGGGAGCAGGTGATTGCCGTGGTGAAGGAGCGTGACCTCACTGCCTTCCTGGACATGGCCTACCAGGGCTTTGGCTACGGCATCGCCGAAGACGGCGCAGTGATCGCCAAGTTTGTCGCCGCTGGCCTGAACATCTTCGTGTCCACCAGCTTCTCCAAGAGCTTCAGCCTGTACGGCGAGCGCGTGGGTGCCCTGAGCGTGGTCGGCAGCAGCAAGGAAGAAACCGACCGCGTGCTGAGCCAGCTCAAGATCGCCATCCGCACCAACTACTCCAACCCGCCTACCCACGGCGGTGCCATCGTGGCGGCCGTGCTGGGCAACCCCGAGCTGCGCGCGCTGTGGGAAAAGGAACTGGGCGAGATGCGCGTGCGCATCAAGGCCATGCGCCAGAAGCTGGTCGACGGCCTGAAGGCCGCCGGCGTGACCAAGGACATGTCCTTCATCACCACGCAGATCGGCATGTTCAGCTACTCGGGCCTGTCCAAGGACCAGATGGTGCGCCTGCGCAGCGAGTTCGGCGTGTACGGCACCGACACCGGCCGCATGTGCGTCGCGGCCCTGAACAGCAAGAACATCGACTACGTCTGCCAAGCCATCGCGAAGGTGGTCTAA
- a CDS encoding DUF1294 domain-containing protein translates to MQKQGTVTRWDTARGFGFIRSPDTPADVFFHVRDFRGAEPPREGLRVVFEEIHVGGKGPRAMAVQTAGGAGATGNAAQRTGSAANPPPSAGGARNPGANPRRSGNAPQRDAPAARSQQEAPRTKATARGGRPSPASAASAGVALLLTILWLGLIAWGIWAGRLPLGWTLGAALGLNALTFAAYAIDKNAAMQRQWRIPEKHLHLLSLAGGWPGAWLAQQLLRHKSQKAEFRLAYWGTVVLHNAALAAWMAGVIHLP, encoded by the coding sequence ATGCAAAAGCAGGGCACCGTCACCCGGTGGGACACCGCACGGGGGTTTGGCTTCATCCGCAGCCCCGACACCCCGGCGGATGTGTTCTTTCATGTGCGCGACTTCCGCGGCGCCGAGCCACCGCGCGAAGGGCTGCGTGTTGTGTTTGAAGAGATCCATGTGGGCGGGAAGGGCCCGCGCGCCATGGCCGTGCAGACTGCGGGCGGGGCCGGTGCCACAGGCAACGCCGCACAGCGCACCGGCTCTGCCGCCAACCCGCCTCCCAGCGCAGGCGGCGCACGCAATCCCGGGGCCAACCCTCGGCGATCCGGCAACGCACCACAGCGGGATGCACCCGCTGCGCGCAGCCAACAGGAAGCACCGCGCACCAAGGCAACTGCGCGCGGCGGTCGCCCATCCCCTGCCAGCGCCGCCTCTGCCGGGGTGGCACTGCTGCTCACCATCCTCTGGCTCGGCCTGATCGCCTGGGGCATCTGGGCCGGCCGGCTGCCCCTGGGCTGGACGCTGGGCGCAGCGCTGGGCCTGAACGCCCTTACCTTCGCGGCCTACGCCATCGACAAGAACGCCGCCATGCAAAGGCAGTGGCGCATTCCCGAGAAGCATCTGCACCTGCTGAGCCTGGCGGGCGGTTGGCCGGGTGCGTGGCTGGCGCAGCAATTGTTGCGGCACAAGTCGCAAAAAGCCGAGTTCCGCCTGGCCTACTGGGGCACAGTCGTGCTGCACAACGCAGCGCTGGCCGCGTGGATGGCAGGCGTCATCCACCTGCCCTGA
- the iscR gene encoding Fe-S cluster assembly transcriptional regulator IscR, with translation MRLTTKGRFAVTAMIDLALRQNNGPVTLAAISQRQQISLSYLEQLFGKLRRHELVESTRGPGGGYTLARKAGDITVADIIVSVDEPIDATQCGGKENCLGEAGRCMTHELWASLNQRMVEFLDSVTLQKLVDEQLAKGVQIEDKPVVRRAISTAPVVKPIRVNAPNSVFALGNAFAKS, from the coding sequence ATGCGTCTCACAACCAAAGGCCGTTTTGCGGTCACCGCCATGATTGACCTGGCCCTGCGCCAGAACAACGGCCCCGTTACGCTGGCGGCGATCAGCCAGCGCCAGCAGATCTCGCTGTCGTACCTTGAGCAATTGTTTGGCAAGCTGCGCCGCCACGAACTGGTCGAGTCCACCCGTGGACCCGGTGGCGGCTACACGCTGGCCCGCAAGGCTGGCGACATCACGGTGGCTGACATCATTGTTTCGGTGGATGAACCCATCGACGCCACCCAATGCGGCGGCAAGGAAAACTGCCTGGGTGAAGCCGGGCGCTGCATGACGCACGAGTTGTGGGCCTCGCTGAACCAGCGCATGGTCGAGTTTCTGGATTCCGTCACGCTGCAAAAGCTGGTGGACGAGCAGCTCGCCAAGGGCGTGCAGATCGAGGACAAGCCGGTTGTGCGTCGCGCCATTTCCACAGCACCGGTGGTCAAGCCGATCCGCGTCAATGCGCCCAACTCGGTGTTCGCGCTCGGTAACGCTTTCGCCAAATCCTGA
- a CDS encoding nucleotidyltransferase family protein: MNEHPHSRTELQYRFVTEALQNPHNAALLERLPFLGLPDAWLVAGCLFQTVWNLQSGLSATAHIKDYDVFYFDASDLSEDAEQAVQTRVTALFGDLPITVEAKNQARVHLWYESWFGHPYAPLQSSSNGIERFLVPCTCVGLQPAREGSDESPTLYAPYGLDELYAGLLRPNPACPHLPLFQAKAASYRERWPWLTMETGVLPL; this comes from the coding sequence ATGAACGAACACCCGCATTCCCGCACTGAGCTTCAGTATCGCTTTGTGACCGAAGCGCTCCAGAACCCGCACAACGCGGCCCTTCTGGAGCGTTTGCCGTTTCTGGGCCTGCCCGATGCATGGCTGGTGGCTGGCTGCCTGTTCCAGACCGTGTGGAACCTGCAATCCGGCCTGTCGGCCACGGCCCATATCAAGGACTACGACGTTTTCTATTTCGATGCGTCGGACCTTTCGGAAGACGCGGAGCAGGCCGTTCAGACGCGCGTCACCGCACTGTTCGGCGATCTGCCGATCACCGTGGAAGCCAAGAACCAGGCCCGCGTGCACCTTTGGTACGAAAGCTGGTTTGGCCATCCATACGCGCCCCTGCAATCTTCGAGTAACGGCATCGAGCGGTTTCTGGTGCCGTGCACCTGCGTAGGCCTGCAGCCAGCGCGTGAGGGCAGCGACGAGTCCCCCACGTTGTATGCGCCGTATGGGCTCGATGAGCTGTACGCTGGGCTTCTGCGGCCCAACCCGGCGTGTCCGCACCTGCCACTGTTCCAGGCCAAGGCGGCAAGCTACCGCGAACGCTGGCCGTGGCTGACCATGGAGACGGGTGTGCTACCCCTCTGA
- a CDS encoding Bug family tripartite tricarboxylate transporter substrate binding protein, whose translation MTHSFSTPRRHVLRGLTLLALGAGMASASLAQAWPAKPIRLLVPYTAGSPPDMSSRVLATHLAASLQQPVVVENRPGAIGVVALQELLRQPADGYTLYCILTPVTTAPTLLPAQKIDLGKELQPVSQMNRIATVLVVNNDLPATDMKSFVALLRAKPNQLNFASTGNGTPAHLAGELFKSQEKVQAAHVPYASFSQSVPDLLSNRVQFMFMTSSVAVPLVNSGKVRALGIVGPTRLPILPNVATLAEQGMGKIDTSSWDGIVVKAGTPRAIVDRLNTEIVRILDKPEVKARFVEMGMQAVSSTPEELGALIESETVRWAGVIKAANISAD comes from the coding sequence ATGACCCATTCCTTCTCGACACCGCGCCGCCATGTGCTGCGGGGCCTCACGCTCCTTGCGCTGGGGGCTGGCATGGCCAGTGCAAGCCTGGCCCAGGCCTGGCCTGCCAAGCCCATCCGGCTGCTGGTGCCCTACACCGCCGGGTCGCCGCCAGACATGTCATCGCGGGTCCTGGCCACGCACCTTGCAGCATCGCTGCAGCAGCCCGTGGTGGTGGAAAACCGGCCGGGCGCAATCGGCGTGGTGGCTCTGCAGGAGCTTTTGCGGCAACCTGCCGACGGCTACACGCTTTACTGCATCCTCACACCGGTCACCACCGCGCCGACGCTGCTGCCGGCCCAGAAGATCGACCTGGGCAAGGAGCTGCAACCCGTCTCGCAGATGAACCGCATCGCCACGGTGCTGGTGGTCAACAACGATCTGCCCGCCACCGACATGAAGTCCTTTGTGGCGCTGTTGCGTGCCAAGCCCAACCAGCTGAACTTTGCATCCACCGGCAACGGAACACCGGCCCATCTGGCGGGCGAGTTGTTCAAGAGCCAGGAGAAGGTGCAGGCGGCGCACGTGCCCTATGCGTCGTTCTCGCAATCGGTGCCCGACCTGCTGAGCAACCGCGTGCAGTTCATGTTCATGACCAGCAGCGTAGCGGTACCGCTGGTCAACTCCGGCAAGGTCCGGGCGCTGGGCATTGTGGGGCCGACCCGTCTGCCGATCCTGCCGAACGTCGCCACGCTGGCAGAGCAGGGCATGGGCAAGATCGACACCAGCAGCTGGGACGGCATCGTGGTGAAGGCCGGGACCCCTAGGGCGATCGTGGACCGGCTCAACACCGAGATCGTGCGCATTCTGGACAAGCCCGAGGTCAAGGCCCGGTTTGTGGAGATGGGCATGCAGGCCGTGAGCTCCACCCCCGAAGAACTGGGCGCTCTGATCGAATCCGAAACGGTGCGCTGGGCGGGCGTCATCAAGGCTGCCAACATCAGCGCCGATTGA
- the uvrB gene encoding excinuclease ABC subunit UvrB produces MPDITEVITETQEGEFVRYPDSPFELFQPYPPAGDQPEAIDKLVEGLRDGEAFQTLLGVTGSGKTFTMANVIARMGRPAIVFAPNKTLAAQLYSEFREFFPKNAVEYFVSYYDYYQPEAYVPQRDLFIEKDSAINEHIEQMRLSCTKSLMERRDVVIVATVSAIYGIGEPESYHRMVMTLRVGDKLGQRDVIAQLIRMQYQRNEADFSRGKFRVRGDTIDVFPAEHSELAIRIELFDDELESLQLFDPLTGRVKQKIPRFTVYPSSHYVTPRDKVLTAVETIKLELAERLQQLVGDGKLVEAQRLEQRTRFDLEMLSEVGHCKGIENYTRHLSGAAPGSPPSTLTDYMPKDSLMFLDESHQMVGQLNAMYSGDRSRKTTLVEYGFRLPSALDNRPLKFEEFEQRMRQVVFVSATPADYEKTHSGQVVDQVVRPTGLVDPVVEVRPATHQVDDVLQEIRIRVEKHERVLITTLTKRMAEQLTDYLTDNGVKVRYLHSDVDTVERVEIIRDLRLGAFDVLVGINLLREGLDIPEVSLVAILDADKEGFLRAERSLIQTIGRAARNINGRAILYADRITDSMKKAMGETERRRLKQIAHNEAHGITPRTIVKRVRDLIDGVYSEKAGKDAERMEQEAIQRAQVEDMSEKDVAREIKRLEKQMLEHARNLEFEQAARVRDQLTRLKDQAFGASGKDAVGL; encoded by the coding sequence ATGCCGGATATCACTGAAGTCATAACCGAAACTCAAGAGGGCGAGTTCGTCCGCTACCCGGATTCGCCATTCGAGTTGTTCCAGCCATACCCCCCGGCCGGGGACCAGCCCGAGGCCATCGACAAGCTGGTGGAGGGGCTGCGCGACGGCGAGGCGTTCCAGACGCTGCTGGGCGTGACCGGCTCGGGCAAGACCTTCACCATGGCCAACGTGATCGCCCGCATGGGCCGCCCGGCCATCGTTTTTGCGCCCAACAAGACGCTGGCCGCCCAGCTCTACAGCGAGTTCCGCGAGTTCTTCCCCAAGAACGCCGTGGAGTATTTCGTCAGCTACTACGACTATTACCAGCCCGAGGCCTATGTGCCGCAGCGCGACCTGTTCATCGAAAAGGACAGCGCCATCAACGAGCACATCGAGCAGATGCGGCTGAGCTGCACCAAAAGCCTGATGGAGCGGCGCGACGTGGTGATCGTGGCCACGGTATCGGCCATCTACGGCATCGGCGAGCCCGAGAGCTACCACCGCATGGTGATGACGCTGCGCGTGGGCGACAAGCTGGGCCAGCGCGATGTGATTGCGCAGCTGATTCGCATGCAGTACCAGCGCAACGAGGCCGATTTTTCGCGCGGCAAGTTCCGCGTGCGGGGCGACACCATCGACGTGTTTCCGGCAGAACACTCGGAACTGGCGATCCGCATCGAACTGTTTGACGACGAGCTGGAAAGCCTGCAACTGTTTGATCCGCTTACCGGCCGCGTCAAACAAAAGATCCCGCGGTTTACCGTGTACCCCAGCAGCCACTACGTGACGCCGCGCGACAAGGTGCTCACGGCCGTGGAGACCATCAAGCTGGAGCTGGCCGAGCGCCTGCAGCAACTGGTGGGTGACGGCAAGCTGGTGGAGGCCCAGCGGCTGGAGCAGCGCACCCGGTTTGACCTGGAGATGCTCAGCGAAGTAGGGCACTGCAAGGGCATCGAGAACTACACGCGCCACCTGTCGGGTGCAGCACCGGGTAGCCCGCCGAGCACGCTGACCGACTACATGCCCAAGGACTCGCTGATGTTCCTGGACGAGAGCCACCAGATGGTGGGCCAGCTCAATGCCATGTACAGCGGCGACCGCTCGCGCAAGACCACGCTGGTCGAATATGGTTTCCGCCTGCCTTCGGCGCTGGACAACCGGCCACTCAAGTTCGAAGAGTTTGAGCAGCGCATGCGGCAGGTGGTGTTTGTGTCTGCCACGCCTGCGGACTATGAGAAAACGCATTCGGGCCAGGTGGTGGACCAGGTGGTGCGCCCCACGGGTCTGGTCGATCCAGTCGTCGAGGTGCGCCCGGCCACCCACCAGGTGGACGATGTGCTGCAGGAGATCCGCATCCGTGTGGAGAAGCACGAGCGCGTGCTCATCACCACGCTGACCAAGCGCATGGCCGAGCAGCTGACCGACTACCTCACCGACAACGGTGTGAAGGTGCGCTACCTGCACAGCGACGTGGACACTGTGGAGCGCGTGGAAATCATCCGCGACCTGCGGCTGGGGGCGTTTGACGTGCTGGTGGGCATCAACCTGCTGCGCGAGGGGTTGGACATCCCCGAGGTGTCGCTGGTGGCCATCCTCGATGCCGACAAGGAAGGCTTCTTGCGGGCCGAGCGCAGTCTGATCCAGACCATTGGCCGCGCGGCGCGCAACATCAACGGGCGCGCCATTCTCTACGCCGACCGGATCACCGATTCGATGAAGAAGGCCATGGGCGAGACCGAGCGCCGTCGCCTCAAGCAGATCGCCCACAACGAGGCGCACGGCATTACGCCGCGCACCATCGTCAAGCGGGTGCGGGATCTGATCGACGGGGTGTACAGCGAAAAGGCGGGCAAGGACGCGGAGCGGATGGAGCAGGAAGCCATCCAGCGCGCGCAGGTGGAAGACATGTCCGAGAAAGACGTGGCGCGCGAGATCAAGCGCCTGGAAAAGCAGATGCTGGAACACGCCCGCAACCTGGAGTTCGAACAGGCGGCCCGGGTGCGCGACCAGCTGACCCGCCTCAAGGACCAGGCTTTTGGTGCATCAGGCAAAGACGCAGTCGGGTTGTAA
- a CDS encoding CoA transferase: MTPALPQPLRNTRVLSLALNLPGPAALMRCARMGAECTKLEPLPAPGYPSADPMGIYSPAAYATLHTGVRVVHAHLKTAEGQATLHDELARTDVLITSFRPSALNKLGLGWEALQSKYPRLSLVRIVGAAAERAEEPGHDLTYLADAGLVTGTEMPPTLYADMGGALMASEAVLQALLDRAHTGAGACIEVALADAAAWLAQPRDWGLTTPDGDVGGNHAGYRIYPCADGRVAVAALEPHFAASLCAAAGLPPTGDADVLRAPATHEAIARFLRSQKREQLDALATAHDIPLHTLA, translated from the coding sequence ATGACGCCTGCCCTGCCCCAGCCCCTGCGCAACACCCGCGTTCTGAGCCTTGCGCTCAACCTGCCCGGCCCCGCGGCCCTGATGCGCTGCGCGCGCATGGGGGCCGAATGCACCAAGCTCGAACCCCTGCCCGCCCCCGGCTACCCCAGCGCCGACCCCATGGGCATCTACAGCCCTGCGGCCTATGCCACGCTGCACACCGGCGTGCGCGTGGTGCATGCCCACCTGAAGACGGCCGAGGGCCAGGCCACGCTGCACGATGAGCTGGCGCGCACCGATGTGCTGATCACGTCCTTTCGGCCGTCGGCCCTGAACAAGCTGGGCCTGGGCTGGGAAGCACTGCAATCGAAATACCCGCGCCTGTCGCTGGTACGCATCGTCGGAGCAGCGGCCGAGCGCGCTGAGGAGCCCGGCCATGACCTCACCTACCTGGCCGACGCCGGGCTGGTGACTGGCACCGAAATGCCGCCCACGCTCTACGCCGACATGGGCGGCGCCCTGATGGCCAGCGAGGCCGTGCTGCAGGCCCTGCTGGACCGGGCCCACACCGGTGCAGGCGCGTGCATTGAAGTGGCACTGGCCGACGCCGCCGCCTGGCTGGCCCAGCCGCGCGACTGGGGCCTGACCACGCCCGACGGCGATGTGGGCGGCAACCACGCGGGCTACCGCATCTACCCCTGCGCCGACGGCCGCGTGGCCGTGGCTGCGCTGGAGCCCCACTTTGCCGCCAGCCTGTGCGCCGCCGCCGGCCTGCCGCCCACGGGTGATGCCGATGTGCTGCGCGCCCCTGCCACCCATGAAGCCATTGCGCGCTTTCTGCGCAGCCAGAAGCGGGAGCAGCTCGACGCGCTGGCCACGGCACACGACATTCCCCTGCATACGCTGGCCTGA
- the ygiD gene encoding 4,5-DOPA dioxygenase extradiol produces the protein MTSPLSSAAAAPVLQALRPSPRMPVLFVGHGSPLNAIEDNAWRRSWQAMGAELAARAVQPQLILCVSAHWLTRGGWQLTGMASPRTIHDFGGFPQELFDQQYPAPGAPQVARTLAAELKSPVTGRALGVDESEWGLDHGTWSVLKPMFPKAQIPVMQLSMDYSRAPVEHYALGRQLAALRERGVLIVGSGNVVHNLRLTRRGTAANEAYDWATEFDTVVQEQIKKGQLGALQDFLNLGAVARQAHPTHEHYLPLLYAAGAVLPSEMPRFFNTGYQSASISMRSVLWG, from the coding sequence ATGACCTCGCCCCTGAGCAGCGCTGCCGCTGCCCCCGTACTGCAGGCGCTCAGGCCTTCGCCGCGCATGCCGGTGCTGTTTGTGGGCCACGGCAGCCCCCTGAATGCCATCGAGGACAACGCCTGGCGCCGCAGCTGGCAGGCCATGGGAGCCGAGCTGGCGGCGCGCGCCGTGCAGCCGCAACTCATCCTGTGCGTATCGGCCCACTGGCTCACGCGTGGCGGCTGGCAGCTGACGGGCATGGCCAGCCCCAGGACGATCCACGACTTTGGCGGGTTTCCGCAGGAGCTGTTTGACCAGCAATACCCCGCCCCCGGCGCGCCGCAGGTGGCACGCACCCTGGCGGCCGAATTGAAATCGCCCGTCACAGGCCGGGCCCTGGGTGTGGACGAGAGCGAGTGGGGGCTGGACCACGGCACATGGTCTGTGCTCAAGCCCATGTTCCCCAAGGCGCAGATCCCGGTCATGCAGCTGAGCATGGACTACAGCCGTGCCCCGGTCGAGCACTATGCGCTGGGCCGGCAGCTGGCGGCGCTGCGCGAGCGCGGGGTGCTCATCGTGGGCAGTGGCAATGTGGTGCACAACCTGCGGCTGACCCGCCGGGGTACGGCTGCGAACGAAGCGTACGACTGGGCCACGGAATTCGACACCGTGGTGCAGGAGCAGATCAAGAAAGGCCAACTGGGTGCCCTGCAGGACTTTCTGAACCTGGGCGCTGTGGCCCGGCAGGCGCACCCCACGCACGAGCATTACCTGCCGCTGCTGTACGCGGCAGGCGCGGTGCTGCCCAGCGAGATGCCGCGGTTCTTCAACACGGGCTACCAGTCGGCGTCGATCTCGATGCGGTCGGTGCTCTGGGGGTAG